The DNA region TGAGTATTTCCTACATTTTCAAGCTTCAGGAGATAACCACGCAAATATTTCTCCTTGGTATATAAAAGCAAACAAGAGTGTCAAAGCGTGGCAAATTCGTACTTTTAGTGAAGCATGAAGTCGAAAAGTGCTGTTTTGTTCTCATTTTTGTTAGGAATTGTTCCAGCAAGTTCTATTCAAGTAATGCTGGATAACGTTAGCTTTTGTAACAGTACCGGAATGGTTGACTGCGACGTAAGAGTTCACAAGATTAACCGGACAACGGCAGCCCTTATTGGAAATATCGTACAGAAAGTAGACATCGGCGGAAGTTATAGCGTAGGTTGAGCAACAACTCTTTGAAGTTATTGTtcttcaaccattttttttgttaccaTCAGGCTCTGATCGAAGCCTACCACAGTCCGATGGGCAACAGTCAGTTCAATCGCTACCCGATGAAAATCGGACCGATCAGCATGTGCGAGTTTTTGAACGACTACTGGGGCGATTACTACGGGTACGTGGTGCAGTTCATCGAGAACATCGCAAAACCTGGCGAGTGTCCGTTCACGGCGCGGTCCTACCAGGTCAAGGATTGGATCATGGACTCGCGGTTGCTGCCACCGTACGTTTCCACTGGGCTGTGGCGAATGATGTGGTCAGCGTGGGACAATCAAACCGGCGATGTTTTCATGACCGAAATTGTGTTCAAAGTGTATGACGATGGGCACTTTTGAAGGGAAGCTGTCAATAAAGATCGAAACTGATCCAGGAGCTAATTTGTCAAAAACAAGCGCCAAACTTGCCATCACCACTAAATTCAACCATAAATCAGTGCCTAAATCAGCCACTTTCCAGCCAATTACTCAAACCCGTTCCGTTCCGGTTCGTTCCGCCAATTCCGCAGCGCCAAGTTTGGCAACTTGGCCCATCTGTCGGCAGTCTCCACCCTTAAAGTCATCGCgtatttttccaataaattGTGAAAGAGGTACGCGCTGCTACTGCCGCGTTCAGTGAAAAAAGGGCTACAAACTTTGGACATATAAATCACTTTTCACGATAAAAGTTCAGCCAGCTGTCGTCATCAGCGGATCCGCCAACTCTA from Culex quinquefasciatus strain JHB chromosome 3, VPISU_Cqui_1.0_pri_paternal, whole genome shotgun sequence includes:
- the LOC6039478 gene encoding uncharacterized protein LOC6039478 — its product is MKSKSAVLFSFLLGIVPASSIQVMLDNVSFCNSTGMVDCDVRVHKINRTTAALIGNIVQKVDIGGSYSALIEAYHSPMGNSQFNRYPMKIGPISMCEFLNDYWGDYYGYVVQFIENIAKPGECPFTARSYQVKDWIMDSRLLPPYVSTGLWRMMWSAWDNQTGDVFMTEIVFKVYDDGHF